From Candidatus Dormiibacterota bacterium, the proteins below share one genomic window:
- a CDS encoding RidA family protein encodes MSARTISTDRAPRAIGPYSQGIAAAGLLFLSGQVPLDPKTGTLVQGTIQEEVARVLDNLKGVLEAAGSGLERVVKTTVYLTSLNDFEGMNEAYARAFGDGRPARSTVQVSALPRGARVEIDAIATLG; translated from the coding sequence ATGAGCGCCAGGACGATCAGCACCGACAGGGCCCCCAGGGCCATCGGTCCGTACTCGCAGGGGATCGCGGCTGCGGGCCTTCTCTTCCTCTCCGGCCAGGTGCCGCTCGACCCGAAGACCGGCACCCTGGTTCAGGGGACGATCCAGGAGGAAGTGGCGCGCGTCCTGGACAATCTGAAAGGGGTCCTCGAAGCCGCCGGATCGGGGCTCGAGCGCGTGGTGAAGACGACCGTCTACCTCACCAGCCTGAACGACTTCGAGGGGATGAACGAAGCCTACGCCCGCGCGTTCGGGGACGGCCGGCCGGCCCGCTCGACGGTCCAGGTGTCCGCGCTGCCGAGGGGAGCGCGCGTCGAGATCGACGCGATCGCGACGCTCGGCTGA
- a CDS encoding bifunctional (p)ppGpp synthetase/guanosine-3',5'-bis(diphosphate) 3'-pyrophosphohydrolase, giving the protein MIRFEDIQEKVEAYMKGADLDLLRKAYVFSAKEHKGQTRSSGEPYLTHPLSVAFILADLKLDLTCIVAGLLHDVLEDTLTTREVVEEHFGKDIAHVVEGLTKISRMTFNSKEQQQAESFRKMMLAMVDDIRVVLVKLADRLHNMRTLEHLSPRQQERIARETLDIYAPIANRLGMAKIKNELEDLALKFLDAAGYQSLMQAMDEKRKVTDEFIKEIQGTLRAELEKAGIVCDISGRRKHLYSIYRKIKRQRIEVGEVYDYIAFRILTQSVKDCYGALGIIHGQWRPVPGRIKDFIAMPKPNMYQSLHTSVISDKGVPFEVQIRTHEMHRIAEEGIAAHWKYKEGKGSKDNDANIQWLRQIMEWQQELKDPREFLNMVKVDLYPDEVYCFTPQGQVKSFPRGATPIDFAYSVHTEVGHRCVGARINGKLQPLRTEIGNGDIVEILTSPNHHPSQDWLTIAKTSRARAKIRQWLNVDQRNRSVELGKTVSDREFKKFRFNLRKHQGDAASLQTVLHELGCASIEDFYAAVGYGKVAPRALIEKLDPQAKPHETAEGPIAHAVRKALGMSGKKVTVRGLDDALISLARCCNPIRGEPIVGYITRGRGVTVHSERCPNLEKLLYDPERRIEVTWQSDDASRFEVRITVFSEDRPGMLAKITSVIADAKSNIKNVEARTFEDRRGEISLILDIADVAHLEKIVEKVKGIEGVYHVERQVA; this is encoded by the coding sequence ATGATCCGGTTCGAGGACATTCAGGAGAAGGTGGAGGCCTACATGAAGGGGGCCGACCTCGACCTCCTGCGCAAGGCCTATGTCTTCTCCGCCAAGGAGCATAAGGGGCAGACACGCTCCTCCGGCGAGCCGTACCTGACGCATCCGCTGTCCGTCGCCTTCATCCTGGCCGACCTCAAGCTCGACCTCACCTGCATCGTCGCGGGGCTCCTGCACGACGTTCTCGAGGACACGCTGACGACGCGCGAGGTCGTGGAGGAACACTTCGGCAAGGACATCGCGCACGTGGTCGAGGGTCTCACCAAGATCTCGCGCATGACCTTCAACTCGAAGGAGCAGCAGCAGGCGGAGAGTTTCCGCAAGATGATGCTGGCGATGGTGGACGACATCCGCGTCGTGCTCGTCAAGCTGGCCGATCGCCTGCACAACATGCGCACCCTCGAGCACCTGTCGCCCCGCCAGCAGGAGCGCATCGCCCGCGAGACCCTCGACATCTACGCGCCGATCGCGAACCGGCTCGGAATGGCCAAGATCAAGAACGAGCTCGAAGACCTGGCCCTCAAGTTTCTCGATGCCGCGGGCTACCAGAGCCTGATGCAGGCGATGGACGAGAAGCGCAAGGTCACCGACGAATTCATCAAGGAGATCCAGGGCACCCTGCGGGCCGAGCTGGAGAAGGCGGGAATCGTGTGCGACATCTCGGGACGCCGCAAGCACCTCTACAGCATCTATCGCAAGATCAAGCGGCAGAGGATCGAAGTGGGGGAGGTCTACGACTACATCGCCTTCCGCATCCTGACCCAGAGCGTGAAAGACTGCTACGGTGCTCTGGGGATCATCCACGGCCAGTGGCGCCCGGTGCCGGGCCGCATCAAGGATTTCATCGCGATGCCGAAGCCGAACATGTACCAGTCTCTGCACACCTCGGTCATCAGCGACAAGGGGGTTCCGTTCGAGGTTCAGATCCGCACGCACGAGATGCACCGCATCGCCGAGGAAGGGATCGCCGCCCACTGGAAGTACAAGGAGGGGAAAGGGTCGAAGGACAACGACGCCAACATCCAGTGGCTCAGACAGATCATGGAGTGGCAGCAGGAGCTCAAGGATCCGCGCGAGTTCCTGAACATGGTCAAGGTCGATCTCTATCCCGACGAGGTGTACTGCTTCACGCCCCAGGGGCAGGTGAAATCGTTTCCGCGCGGTGCCACCCCCATCGATTTCGCCTACTCGGTGCACACCGAGGTCGGGCACCGCTGCGTCGGGGCGCGTATCAACGGCAAGCTGCAGCCGCTCCGGACCGAGATCGGGAACGGCGACATCGTCGAGATCCTCACCTCGCCCAACCACCATCCGAGCCAGGACTGGCTCACGATCGCGAAGACATCCAGGGCGAGGGCCAAGATCCGCCAGTGGCTGAACGTCGACCAGCGCAATCGCAGCGTGGAGCTCGGGAAGACGGTCAGCGACCGCGAGTTTAAGAAGTTCCGGTTCAATCTGCGCAAGCACCAGGGGGACGCCGCCAGCCTGCAGACGGTGCTGCACGAGCTGGGATGCGCGAGTATCGAGGACTTCTACGCCGCGGTCGGGTACGGCAAGGTCGCCCCCCGGGCGCTCATCGAGAAGCTCGACCCCCAGGCGAAGCCGCACGAGACCGCCGAGGGACCGATCGCGCACGCCGTCAGGAAGGCGCTCGGCATGTCCGGGAAGAAGGTGACGGTGCGCGGACTGGACGACGCGCTGATCTCGCTGGCGCGCTGCTGCAACCCGATCCGGGGCGAGCCGATCGTCGGCTACATCACGCGAGGCCGCGGCGTCACGGTCCACAGCGAGCGCTGCCCCAACCTCGAAAAGCTCCTGTACGACCCGGAGAGGCGGATCGAGGTCACCTGGCAGAGCGACGACGCGTCCCGCTTCGAGGTGCGAATCACCGTGTTCTCGGAGGACCGGCCCGGCATGCTGGCGAAGATCACGTCCGTCATCGCCGACGCCAAATCGAACATCAAGAACGTGGAGGCGCGCACCTTCGAGGACCGGCGCGGCGAGATCAGCCTGATCCTGGACATCGCCGACGTCGCGCACCTCGAAAAGATCGTCGAGAAGGTCAAGGGGATCGAAGGGGTGTATCACGTGGAGCGACAGGTGGCCTGA
- the secF gene encoding protein translocase subunit SecF, with protein sequence MIQVFSNANFPLMGRVKWVFIAFSTLAVVVAVGTILTKGFNYGIDFAGGTAVRLKFRDRPHVEEMRLALERSGLGDISIQNIGQADDNEVLVRVELSQTGSSATGSEGGEVSRKVIDSLQSPEWRQSQQSGKIDLNMITEGELKEWLAAHLPAQAAGASAGDEAATIAAAVVRYRTEHAGLLRTESEIDSIPGLKPEVTRLLREQSILGSFTLRSVDFIGPTAGKELLRSTLLAVFGSTLFILAYVWFRFKKWMWGLTSVIALFHDVVIAAGAVSLMRKEFSVDIVAALLTILGYSINDTIVVFDRIRENLRLYRDVDFEQLVNASINQTLSRTILTSFTVFIAITALFMYGGDKLNPMSFCLMVGVVFGTYSSVFVAAALLVIVYRHLGSKYVKG encoded by the coding sequence ATGATCCAGGTCTTCTCCAACGCCAACTTTCCGCTGATGGGCCGTGTGAAATGGGTCTTCATCGCCTTCTCGACGCTTGCGGTGGTCGTGGCGGTCGGGACGATCCTGACCAAAGGGTTCAACTACGGGATCGACTTCGCGGGCGGCACGGCGGTCCGGCTCAAGTTCCGGGATCGGCCGCACGTCGAGGAGATGCGCCTGGCGCTCGAGCGCTCCGGTCTCGGGGACATCAGCATCCAGAACATCGGCCAGGCCGACGACAACGAGGTGCTGGTGCGCGTCGAGCTGTCGCAGACCGGCTCGTCGGCCACCGGAAGCGAGGGGGGGGAGGTCAGCCGCAAGGTCATCGATTCCCTGCAGTCGCCCGAGTGGCGGCAGTCCCAGCAGTCGGGCAAGATCGATTTGAACATGATCACCGAGGGGGAGCTGAAGGAGTGGCTGGCCGCGCACCTGCCCGCGCAGGCCGCCGGGGCGTCGGCGGGCGACGAGGCGGCGACGATCGCCGCGGCTGTGGTGCGCTACCGCACCGAGCACGCCGGACTCCTGAGGACGGAGTCGGAGATCGACTCGATCCCCGGCCTCAAGCCCGAGGTGACGCGGCTGCTCCGGGAGCAGTCGATCCTGGGCTCCTTCACCCTGCGAAGCGTCGATTTCATCGGCCCGACCGCCGGAAAGGAGCTCCTGCGGAGCACGCTCCTTGCGGTGTTCGGCTCCACGCTGTTCATCCTCGCGTACGTCTGGTTCCGCTTCAAGAAATGGATGTGGGGGCTCACCAGCGTCATCGCCCTGTTCCACGACGTCGTGATCGCCGCAGGCGCGGTCTCCCTGATGCGGAAGGAGTTTTCGGTCGACATCGTGGCGGCGCTCCTGACCATCCTGGGGTACTCCATCAACGACACGATCGTCGTGTTCGACCGTATCCGCGAGAACCTCCGGCTGTACCGTGACGTGGACTTCGAGCAGCTGGTGAACGCCTCCATCAACCAGACCCTGAGCCGGACGATCCTGACGTCGTTCACCGTGTTCATCGCCATCACGGCGCTGTTCATGTACGGAGGCGACAAGCTCAACCCGATGTCCTTCTGTCTCATGGTCGGTGTGGTCTTCGGGACCTATTCCTCGGTGTTCGTGGCGGCCGCGCTCCTGGTCATCGTCTACCGGCATCTCGGCTCGAAATACGTGAAGGGCTGA